A segment of the Rutidosis leptorrhynchoides isolate AG116_Rl617_1_P2 unplaced genomic scaffold, CSIRO_AGI_Rlap_v1 contig621, whole genome shotgun sequence genome:
TGCAGTACTGTTCTCTTTTTCCGGATATTTCAATTTGACAAAATAGCAGGTCGTTGCATGATGCTAACACACTAACATTACCTCGGATTCTAATGTGTTTAAGAAAAAGAGGGAAGTAGTCTAATTGCATCTCAGGGGTTTCGGGAGCGAAGAGTGAAAGATTACTACATCTTTCAGGATTTCTAAGATGCTGACTTGCAAACCTGCTAATAAAACTAGTAGTAGAGATTTCTGAAGAAAATTGAACAACCCTAATATGTGTAATATAAATACTAGTACACTACTAGTAGTTAGTCTACCACCGACCATCTGAGTTTTGTTTTGTTTTTCAGTGCCGGGCCTAGGCCGGTTTCAGGTGGGATAAAAGAATTTGAAAAAATTGGTATTGGGATAGAACATAGTTACGAGTTAGTTACGAAGATAGAAGAATGTGGACAAGTTTGTAATTATACCAAGAAACAAGGCTAAAAATTAAGATATTCTTAAAATGACCGGATGTAAATTTTCGAGAATGCTGGGTTGATTTTGAATAAAAACGTTAGGGATAAGTATGACGTATATAAGAAGTTTTGATGACCAAATAAGTGTTTTATTATACTGATATACTCGCGCAAATATTTCCGGAATTGAAAGTTCATTACAAAGACACGCTGGAATTATTTATTCATATTTCtcctgaaaaaaaataaaaattcactaGGTTACTTCCTACCCAAGAAAACTTCCCACCTATGTATAAGCCTCGATCTCTCTTCTTCAAAACACAAAAATCGCTTGTTTTGTAAACACCAATATTAAGAAGAAATCTTTCTATCATTCAAGTTTTCATCAATAATAGAGGAGATCGTTAATCTGTTCAAAACCGCCATTTTCAGCCACGACGAAGGTCGTTGCCTAGATGCTTTAACTCAACTGAAGAAACTTCCGGTGACCTGTGAGCTTCTTCTCAAAACCAAAGTCGCCAAACGTCTTCGTGTTCTAAGAAAGCATTCTAACAAGAAGATTTGCGATTCGGCTAGTGACTCATCGATTCTTGGAAGGCAAGAATCATTTTTTACTAGAGGGGGAGGCAAAAGAATTCAAGAAAAAACTGTTCGTCGTATGATCGTCCGTTATGAACGCCATCTTCCTAAGAGTGATGACGAATTCTGTGACGAGATGCGTAAACGTCTATACGATTGTCTCTATAAAGTTGCAGATGAAACCGATATCGGAGTCGAGAGGAGGGAAGTCAACAGTTGTGATCCGGCTCGAGTCGCTGTTTTGGTCGAGACTTGCTTGTTCCACAATTGGCGAAGGAGGATCCAAGAAACATGAAGATGAAGTTTCGATTTTTTATGTTGAAATTTGCTGATCCAAAGAATTCTTCTCTGAGACGGAGAGTTTTGTTCGGAGATATCCATGTTACGGAAATCGTTAACAGTTTACGTTTGAAGACTaaattgaagaatcaactgatgaCGACAGCTAGCAGAAAGGAAATTGGAAATCATCGGCAAAAAGCttcaacttttataataataataataaagtgaagAATAGTTATCTATCGGAGTCATGGAGAATGGCTAGAACACTCGCAACAACAAGTTGCAGATAGCTGACGGAGTCGACAAGATGAAGATTCGAATCTATCGATATTACTTGTATTTTTATTTTTCCAGACTTGTATTTAATGAACtgccataataataataaaagaaaaaacaTGTAAAGAACTACGAGGGCTTTGATTCCTCTAAATCGAGGATACGTAGGCAACTTTAGTAAGTGGTTCAATAAGCCTACAACTCAGAAAAGTAATTCCTCTACAAACCTACAACTCGGAAAAGTCAGTCCTCTACAAGCCTACAACTCAAAAAAGATTCAACAAACCTACAATTGGAACTGCTTCAATAAGTCTACTATTCGGATTGCATGCAACAAGCCTACAACTCGGTAAGGTAAGCTCTCTACAAGCGTACAACTCTGAAGGTCATCAAGAAGCCTACAACTCGTAACTGGTTGATTAATCCTACAACTCGGAATGGATTCAACAAGCCTACAACTCGGAACTTTTTTAATAATCCTATAACTTGGATTGTTTGCAACAAGCCTACAACTCGGTAAGTTAAGCTCTCTACAATCCTACAACTTGGAAGGGCTTCGACAAGCCTACAACTCCGAACTGTTTCCATAAGCCTACAGTCCTAAAACTgaactctctctctctatatatatatatcaggtcAATTAAGAGTATGCAAGCAAGAGAATGCTAGCGCCAAGCGACTGAtgcattttgattttttttttcttttgcatCAAAAGTCGCCATCAAAAGAAATGGAAACTACTTTTTTTACTGTCAAATAgtacctttttatttttcttttttactAGTGTGTCCCTGATTATCGTCTCAGGAGAGCACCATGCATCAGTCGCTTGGCGCCAGCCGTGAATGGTGACTTTTGatgcaaaaaataaaataaaataaaatcaagtcttcaaatttatatttttatttcatccTCGACGTTTTTGGAGCTTCCGGATTCATGTATGAAGCCATCCCCTATTCTTACAGATGTTTACAAAGTGAGAAAGAAATGGTGGGAAACGAAATTAGGGACCGGTTGAGATTACGATATAAAATTTTTGATGCTAGCGAAGAAAATTATTCAAAATGCTATGTAATGAAGTAAATTGTCCGAAATGGAAATCTAAATTCGGTAACAAAAAACATTATATACATCATCATGACTGCCTTCATTCACATGATAGTTCGACTGACAAAACAGATCATAACGAAATAGTATCACATCATATTTGACGTAATTCCAGAACTTGAGAATAAGGTTTTCTAGACGtgacgtatttatatttatatctctcCTTATTTGGATGAATCCGTTTGTTTCTCTGCAATTTGATTACTAAGGAAATCCAGCACTGAAAGCCGCTGCAAGCGATGCAAATAGTGGAATATCACCATATGCTTGTTTCTAATATTCCATAATCAAAAGCTAATTTCAGAAGGGATTAACTAGTATTTAGTCATATGCGTTGTTAATGATAAATCCAATATTGATCATTTTCTTTTGAAAGCCAGAAATTGGtccttatcttttttttttaacaaaaaaagGGCCACATTTCGGGCATTTGAAAAGAAAATAAACAATTTGGATAACTTGCTAAAACACAGGGAGTAAATACACTATGTTTTCCCACTCCAAAGAGGTGAAGCAGGGGGTACAGATGAAACTTACCCGTTGTTCAAGACCAGCCTCTTCAGGTTTCAGTTTTCAAAGATTCTAACAATTGTATTGCTTCCTTAAATCCATCGATAGCCGTGTCTTCGTCACCAACACTCCGGTCAACGTCTGCCACTTTGGCAAGTGAAACGGCCACATCTAGAATCTGAAACCATGACCAACAATAGGACATGATGGCATAATCCCAAAGTCAGTGAAACCAAACTTTCACCagtttttgttttttaaaaaagtGCTTCCAAATTGAACACAATGAGATGACATAACAAATAAGAAATATGACCTGGGAGGCAGCATTTGTATGGTGCTTGATAGCATCACGACGAACATTTTAGAGAACGGAAGTAGTATGATCTAGCGGCTTGCAAGTCACCATCGTAATATTTAAGATCTCCAATTTTGTAAGAGAAACAGAAAGGGTATGCGTGATCTGTAAAGCAAAGaacaaatgttataatattatctaCACTCATAATGCTCATATTATGAAGCAAAAAAGTAATTGAAATTTGATGCTTTAACCTCCAGATCATCCACCAGCAGGTTTCATAAGGAATTCTACACTCTCTTCAAAATATCTGACGCAGAACCAGCATCCCCTGTGGCTCGACTGGGAAAAAGGAATATCACATAAATTGGGTCATGCTTTAAATTATGAAATAAATATTAATCATGTTAGAAAAATAGCATTTCAATCACTAATGCATAAGTAACTGAAAACCATAAAGGAAAGTTATTAGCTTCAATTTCTTAGAGGCAAAGATCTTCCTTTAGAGAGAAAGAATTAGTGAATACTAGTGAGAAAACGTTATCTAATAGTTTAGGGTTAACATTATTCATTCCCAAGCAACTTTTTTCAGATTGCTACAGAAAGTGCATCAAGCCTAGAAAGAGAGAAGAGGCTGCACTAGGCTGGCGAGGAAGTTTATTCAATAATTTAGTCAGGATTATCAGAGAATCCTATCAAGTGACATCTTTTTTCCCACCTCCGCAGTGGGAAAAAAAAAAGCACCATAGGATAAAAAAACGGTCAGAATACAGCTACATTGTTGgagatatcaacaacaacaaaaggAAAAAAATATTAAACAAAGTGAAGATGACAGACCAGCAATCACCAAGCATGCCCAGAACTGCTCCCAGTTGTGAGCACAACTCTGGTGAGTTCCCTGATATTTCTAAACTGAGCTCTAATGTCTTCCGCACAGAGGTTGAGTCTAGATTTTGCGCTTTCAACATTCTGAGCACGAAATGCCTGCACATGATATAAAAACAGGTAAGACCTATACAAAGCAGATAAGACATGCAACATAATTTTAGCTCACCAGAATATCAAGCGCTCAGGACTATAAAAAGATGAAAACGAGGGGGTTATGACAGATTAGTTTACAAATTACAACCAAGCATTTTTCAGTTTTAACCTAGATCAAATCAAGCAACCACAGCTTAACAAGTCGAATTCACTCACCCTCATTGCTTGTTGCACCAGAAAGCACCTCTCTCGAGAGATACATCCTCATACATCACTTCTTATTTTCACCAGCttcctttatcttcttcttctttctctgTGCCGACATGAGTCCTCTTAATTCGAGCATGACCCTCTATAAAACGATCAACTACACTCTGCAGATTCGTATCAGGTTCAATCTTCTCACTGTCAGCCCCACATAGTGACAGTCCTTGAACCTTGATACGCATGCCCTGATTGAAAAATAGGACAATCAAATACAAAGACAATAATCTTCAAACCACAAAGAAGGAAAAGGCAGAATAATAGTTTAGAGGTGTTGTTTAGCTTACTTGCAGAAAAGATGAGAACAAGGCACACATTTACTGCAATCGAAGAGGAGTGCTTGGCATATAATACACTAAGAGGGCCTATCTTAAACGATTGAGAATCATATCCAAATGGGCACTTTGGAGATACAGTCGCAGCAGAATCGCCAGACTCTTTCTTCGCTTTACACTCATTCTCAGCTGTTCCGTGTTGTTTACTTGGATATTTCCCTGTTTTTTAACAGAAGCATCATCTGGGCGTGCAGCCTTGGCAAAAGGGCAAACTGGTTTCATCCTGAAGTTGTAAAATTTCTAAACATGAATCAATATCAGACACAGCTAAAACTCATTCAACCACTTCTTCATATGTAAAATTGACACAAATTAGCTGAATCTTCAAAACCCCAAGGTTGAAATTGATGGTTATACATTTACGAGGAGGAAAGCAGTAGAAACAATCATGAATTATCAAGTTTATACACGAAACTGATTGTGATCAGAGAAAATTTTGACACCAATAAATTGAAATGTCTGCAAGAACGAGAATAGATAAGAGTAGTACCTGGAACGGAATTAGAGCTCCCTCCAAACAGCAGGATGTGAAAGGAAATTGAACACGAAAACGATGAACAACAGACAGCTCGCCTctggtattattttattatttcttCAAAAAATCCTTATCGCTTTTCGCGGATCACAATTTTTAGATTTTCTTCACTATTTATAGGTAAGCGTAAGCTTGACTTTTTCAAGGATATTGTCCGTTTTGCCCCTTTGTTATATAATCTCACAAAACACTCATCCTCATCAAAATAGGCCCTTGACGTGTCGACGGATTGTGAACACGTACACTACTGTAATCTCTCAATAATGACGGTctgaaattaaataaaaaaaaaaaaaaagacttaaGAGCATAGTTTTAttctcattaataattattatatcgaGTAATTTTTCTAAATATTGAGGAAAAAGATTTGATAAAAAATTAAAACACGATGTCGATATCCACTCATTTTCTAATGTACGACACTTAAAAATGGATATGAATCATATGATGGATTAATATTTACTTAAACTGAGATCAAGCAGTTGCACTTTGAACCAAGTAAACATATGTCACACAGCAACTGTCTCAGGTAAATGTAACTTGACGCTTAAGTCGGAGTTTGGCAAAGAAAAGACGACTGCAGACCTTTGAGGTGCCCTTTCAGAATATGGAGGGAGTTAAAGATTGAAGTTGGACACGAAAGGAAGTAGTGAGGATTCTGGTTATGATTACTACTACCTCCGTCTCAAATACATGATGCTTTTCATGTATATTTTTATAAGGAAAATATCGTATATTTTGAGACGGGAGGAGTATTTTTTTTCAGCCTTATGGAATCTCAATATCTAAAAGTGCAGCGGTAAACCTTGTTTGGAATTCATGATCATGTGGCGGGCAAAAGGAAAACAATAGCCGGGGGAAAACAAATTAAAGTAACAAAGTAAAATTtaccaatttttttttcttttctccttTATAATATCAACAAGTACAAAGAATATGTCTAGCTGATGATATACAGAAGGATCATCTGCATCCAAAAAAAAAAACCCAACAACAGTTATGTACATCCTCCCCCTTATCTAAAAAGAATTTCAGACCTAACCGGCAATCCCACGGTGAAAAACGTTCAAACCGACCACCTTCAAACTAGGAATCAGACGTCTACCATTCTATAGTTTCTTGGCTGCCCAAGTACCAAACAGTGtactataccaccatcatcacggATTCGGACACCAAAAGCCTTGTTAATTCGGGAAATGAAACATTACACACTGTTGTAAAACAACATTTAGAAGATCTAAATGCTGCATAATAATTCAATCAGTCCCACTATTTGACACGGAACTCGTGCCTAAATACAGTTAGGTTTTGGGTGAATTTATCTCTGTTCTTTGAATCTAAGCTTCGGGTGACATCAGCCATTAGTTTGTCAAAACAAACGGAAAGCCGCTGCTGTTGATCAACGGCCTGCAAAATAATGCAAACCAAGTGTCAGATGAACAAGTGTGCCGAATTCAGTCCAACAAATTCTGATGACTAGTATTAGCTAAGAAGAGAAAGGGCCATGGATAGTATGGATCCCATATCACCAGGTACAAATTATGTAAAAGTTCCATACCTGTGAAGCCAAAATTTGAGCTTTCAGATCAGAAAATATCTGCAAGAGAAAGGTCGTTCTATAAGCCATAGCCAAAGTTTACAAGAAAATGTTAAATAAACATTCTGAGTGGGAGTTCTATCATCTAATAACATGAAAATTCACAAAAACATTTTACCAAAGCTACATCCAAAGGAAAGCGGGCAAACTGACAGTTCGGAAGTTCACATGAACGAAGAAATCACGTTGACAAGCAAGtgtcttgaaatcatatatataccaAACAAGGACTACAGATCTAACATTCTATAATGAGTATTAAAGGCAAATGCTCTTTAAATCCCTCCTAAAAATAAAACCGGGGAATGAAAATGTTTCACTTTAAGGTGACATTTTAACTAGTTTTCAGTCAAACGCAGCCCAAAACACCGATAAAATATTTCCTTCAAATGTCGATTCAAACATACTTTTATCTATTACAGGTTCTACAAGTATCTCAAGCTCATCCACAAGCAAAGGAAATGCTAAATCTGACCACATATAAAAGGGTTACCTGCTCGTTAATAAGAATCAAGCTCAACATAGGTCGGCTAAGGCTCCACTGGTTGCCACAATCCTCGAACAAAACTATCTCAAAGAGTGTCTTCAAAATCTGAAGGAAAAAAAAAGGGACGTTGCCATGCAATCCAAATACTCTCCAATTTGGCCAAGCCAACAAAGCAGAAAAGATGAATGGCTACTAGAATACATTGTGAAAGGCCTACCATTCCATGTGGCTAATAATGAGATCCGTCAACTATAGCATGGTCACTCAATGGTAAGCGAATTTAAAAATCTAAGTGTGAGTATCAATCAATTTTGGGTCAAACTGGGAATCTCTACCACTAACTTACTTTGATAGTTAAACTCGTCTATATATTCTGAAAGTGATTTAAACTGAGCATCCATACGAAATGAGAAAACTTTGTGATTGTTTAAAGTTTAAAGAGCATACGGTTATTTCACTCACCTCTGGAAACAAAGTGGGGCACTCTTGAATATGCCGAACAAGATTGAGTGCAGCGGGTGAGGAGGGCGCCTCCCCCATGGTGATGTTGTTAAAATAGAAAGCAGCCACATTATCAACAGCTGAAGCGCACTGAAAGAAAAAATAAATTTAAATAATCTAGGTTGAAATACTTCCAAACAAAAACAA
Coding sequences within it:
- the LOC139884912 gene encoding LOW QUALITY PROTEIN: protein NCA1-like (The sequence of the model RefSeq protein was modified relative to this genomic sequence to represent the inferred CDS: inserted 6 bases in 6 codons; deleted 4 bases in 4 codons; substituted 2 bases at 2 genomic stop codons) — its product is MKPVCPFAKAARPDDASVKKQGNIQXKQHGTAENECKAKKESGDSAATVSPKCPFGYDSQSFKIGPLXCIICQALLFDCSKCVPCSHLFCKACVSRFKDCXLCGADSEKIEPDTNLQSVVDRFIEGHARIKRTHVGTEKEEEDKGSWXKXEVMYEDVSLERGXFLVQQAMRAFRAQNVESAKSRLNLCAEDIRAQLEISGNSPELCSQLGAVLGMLGDCCRATGDAGSXVRYFEESVEFLMKLLVDDLEITHTLSVSLXKIGDLKYYDGDLQAARSYYFRSLNVRRDAIKHHTNAASQILDVAVSLAKVADVDRSVGDEDTAIDGFKEAIQLLESLKLKPEEAGLEQRRLSVLDFLSNQIAEKQTDSSK
- the LOC139884910 gene encoding uncharacterized protein, producing the protein AGPRPVSGGIKEFEKIGIGIEHSYELVTKIEECGQFSSIIEEIVNLFKTAIFSHDEGRCLDALTQLKKLPVTCELLLKTKVAKRLRVLRKHSNKKICDSASDSSILGRQESFFTRGGGKRIQEKTVRRMIVRYERHLPKSDDEFCDEMRKRLYDCLYKVADETDIGVERREVNSCDPARVAVLVETCLFHNWRRRIQET